TCGCCGCGCCGGCAGACGGTCGGGCGCTCCGGCGCGCGCGAGCGATACACGCGCACCACGTTCGCGCCGAGGAGATCGACGTCCCATACCACGAGCGTGCCGGCCGCGAAGTAGTCGGCCCGCTTGCGGGCGAGCCTGCGCTCGGCCGCTGGCCCGTAGTCGCTCTCGCTCCGGACCTCCACCGCGAAGCGCGGCGCGCCCTCGAGAAAGCCCATCCGAAGCTCGCCCACGTAGAACGCGGCGTCGGGCGCGAACGAGCGGCGATGCGGCAAGGCTACCGTGAAGGCCACGTTGTCGGGAATCGCGTGACCCGTGCCGGTCCGGCGCGAATACTCGCGCAGGCTCACCACGATCTCCCGCCCCGCATAACCCGGCAGCCCGCCCGTCGGCGACATGCGCACGATCCGCCCGTTCACGAGCTCGGCCTTGCCGGGCTCGCGCGCGAGATCCTCGAGCGTCGCCTCTCGCTTGCGCATGCGCGCGCGCTCTCTCCTGCTACACCCCACCTCATCGCCCGGCAAGGCTGCAGGGGCGGATCCGGGATCGCCCGCCTCGGCGCCTCTCTTCCGCTCCCGCCCGACCTCGACATGTGCCGCCGCGTCGCCGAGCACGCCGAGATCCTCGGCTACGAGAGCCTGTGGATCGCCGACACGGGCGCCGGGCCCGACGCCTTCGTGGTCGCCGCGGTGGCGGCCGGCGTCACGCGCGGCGTTCGCATCGGCACCGCGGTCGTCCCCCTCTACACCCGCGCGCTCCCCGTGCACGCCGCCGGCGCCGGCTCCGTCGCGCAACTCGCGCCGGGGCGCTTCGTCCTGGGCCTCGGCGTCTCGAGCGAGACCATCGTCGCCACCTGGGGCGGCGTGCCGTTCGAGAGGCCGCTCGCGCGCATGCGCGAGAGCGTCGCCGTGCTGCGCCGGATGCTCGCCGGCGAGCGCGTCAGCTTCGCCGGGAAGACGGTGCGCACCCAGAACTTCCGCCTCGTCTCGCCGCCGCCCCAGCCCGTGCCGATCTACGTCGCGGCCCTCATGCCGCCCATGCTGGAGCTGGCGGGTGAGATCGCCGACGGCGTCATCCTGAACTTCATGCCGGTCGAGGCGGTGCCGCGCATGCTGGCGCACGTACGCAAGGGCGCCGCGCGCTCGGGCCGCGACGCCGCGAAGCTCGAGGTCGTCGCGCGCTTCCAGACGCTGGTGACCGACGACGTACCCCGGGCGCGGGACGCCATCCGTCAGATGATGGGGCCCTACTTCGCGACCTCGGTCTACAACCGCTTCGTGGCCTGGTGCGGCTTCGCCGAAGAGGCACGCGCCCTCGACGCCGCCTGGCGCGCCAGGGACCGGGCGCGCAACGTGGCCGCCGTCACCGACGACATGGTGGACCGCCTCGCCATCATCGGCACGCCCGAGCGCTGCCGCGAGCGGCTCGCTGCCTTCGTCGGGGCGGGCGTCACCACGCCCATGATCCAGCCCTTCCTCTTCGACGAGGCGGCGATCTGGGGGACGCTCGAGGCCCTCGCACCCGGCGGCGCCGCGTAGACTAGGAGGCCGTCCGGACTCCTAGCGCCGGAAGTTGCGGCGGTAGACGACGTAGCTGGCGCACACCTCGGCGCCGAGCTTCGCGGCGGTCCGGCGCGACGGCCAGTTGTCGTCGAGGACGATCGTGTAGCTCAGATAGCGGGCGCCGCGCCGCACCAGCTCCAGGTACGCGTGGCCCGCCATCGCCGTGTTGACGCCGCGCCCGCGCGCCACCTCGCGCACGCCGATGCCGAGGAAGTTGAGCTTCTCCGCGTCGGCGAGGGCATGGCCGGGCGCGAGCGCGGCGGTGCTGCTGAGCTCCGGCAGCACCCAGAGCACGCCGACGGAGCGCGCGCCCTCGTATGCGATCAGCGACAGGTCGAGCATCCCGAGCGGCCCGAGCGACTCGGCGAGGAGCGCGACCTCGCCCTCCGAGAAGGGCGTGAAGCCCCAGTGAGTCCTGAAGGTGTCGACCCACAGTTCGGTGAACGCCGCCACGCGCCGGCTCGCGGGCACGTCCTTCAGCGGAACGAGCATGTAGCCCGCCCGGCGCGCGGCCTCGCCCGCGCTCTCCCAGCGCGCCACCAGCTCCGGGCGGACCCGGATCTTGTAGTCGACCAGGCCCTTCTCGCTCTCGAAGCCCGCGTCCTTCAGGAGTGAGTGATAGTACGCCGGATTGTGGCGCACGAAGGGCGGCGGGAGCGCGTCGTAGGCATCGATCACGAACGGGAACTCGAGCATGCCGAAGCCCGCGCGCGCCGCCTCGGTCCCCTCGCCCGCGAGCCACTCGCAGGCCGCGTCGAGGAGGAGCCGGGTCGCCTCGCGCGCCGCGGGGAGCGCCTCGAACATCACGATGTGGCCCAGGCGCTCGCGCCAGTGGCGGTTGTAGCGGCTGTCGACCACGGCGGCCGCGCGCGCCACGATCTCGCCGCCCGCACGCGCCACGAACGGCCGCACCCGGCGGCCCTCCACGAACGGGCTCTCGCCGGCGAGGATGGGGAGATCGAGCGGGAGGAATGCGCTCCAGCGCGCCGGGCGGGAGGCGTAGACCCGATCGTGGAAGAGGACGAACTCGGTGAGCGCGTCGTTGCCCTCGGGCGTCTCGATGCGAATGGCCACAGCGTCCTCCTCTCCCGCGCCCGTCCCTTGCCAGTCTTCGCCGGCCTTGTCGAGGGGCGACGCCGGTGGAGGTGGAGCCGCGCAGGGCGTGATCGACCCCCGCCCTTGCGCGGCGCGAGCCGACTCTGCTCTGATCGCTCGCCATGGTTCTCCTCTACGAGCATCCGCTCTCGCCCTACGCGCAGAAGGTGAAGATCGCGCTCGCCGAGAAGGGCGTCGCCTTCGAATGCCGGCTCCCCGACTTCATGAGCGGACGCGACGACGCGTTCGCGGCCGCCAGCCCGCGCCTCGAGGTGCCCGCCCTGGTCGACGGCGAGACACGCGTCTTCGACTCGACCATCATCCTCGAGTACGTCGAGGATCGCTGGCCCGCGCCGCCGCTCCTCCCCGCCGCGCCGGCCGAGCGCGCGCGCGTGCGCATGCTGGAGGAGCTGTGCGACACCTACGTCGAGCCGATCAGCTGGGCCGCGATGGAGATCCGCGTCTTCAGGCGCGCCACTGGCGCGCTCGCCGAGCAGCTCCTCGCCCGCGGCGCCGCGCAGGCAGCGGGCGTGCACCGCTACCTCGAGGGACAACTCGCCGACCGGCCGTGGTTCAACGGCGCCGCCTTCGGGTGGGGCGACCTGTCGGTCGTCCCTTACGTGCAGGGCATCGCCAACGCTGGCCACCCGCCTGCGGCGGGCACGCGCCTCGCCGTCTGGCTCGAGCGGGTGCGCGCCCGGCCGAGCGTCGCCGCCGCCTTCGCGGCCGCGGCCGAGAGCATGCAGGACTTCGAGATGATCCCGCAGCTCATCGAGTCGGGACTCTTCAAGCGCGAGTACCGCGACCATCGCCTGGAGTGGATGATCCGCAGCGGCGGCGTCGACATCGTCCTCGAGGGCATGCGCAAGGGGAACATCCGCTTCAGCATGGAGCTCGCCTGAGCGTCCGTGAACGAATCCCGTCCCGTCGCCGGGCGGCCGATGCATCCCCCCGAGGCGGCGGTTGCCCGGGTGTGCTTGTTTTCAGGGGTAGCACGAGGCCCGGCAAGCTGCTACGGTCACGCAAATCGACCCCAAGGAGGCCCCCATTTCGTCCACGACCTTCATCGGCAACCTCTCTTTCGAGACCACCGAGGAGGAGCTGCGCGCGGTGCTCCTCGATGTGGATCCCGGCGTGCGCGTGCGCCTGGGCACGGACCGGGTCACCGGCCGGCCACGCGGCTTCGCGTTCGCCCAGTTCACCGACTCGGCGCGGGCCGCCGACGCGATCCGGCGCTTCGACGCCTTCGAGCTGCGCGGGCGACGCCTGCGCGTGAACGACGCCGACGACAAACCGCCGCCGCGCGCGCCGCGCCCGTCGAGCGCTGTGGCCGCGCCACCGCCGGAGGTCTTCGATCTCGAGGGGTTCAGCGGCGGCGACGGCCGCCCGTTCCGCCGCAGCGGCGGCAGCCGGCGCGGGCTGCGCGCCCGCAAGCGGAGCCTGCGCTAACCGCGGCTTGCCCCGGGAGGACATCGGTGGTACACGGCCCGCCTCCCTTGTTTGTGCGTGATCCCGCCCGTCGCATGGCGGCGACCGGCTTCTCGCCCAGGCAACCGAGAAGAACGTGAGCGGCCTCCGAGAGGCCGGGAGTGAGACATGGGCAAGAAGCTGTTCGTGGGCAACCTTTCCTTCGACACGACGAGTGCGGACCTCGAGGCGCTCTTCGCGCAGGCGGGGACCTGCGAGTCGGCGTCGGTGATCACCGACCGCGCCACCGGACGGTCGCGTGGCTTCGGCTTCGTCGAGATGAGCTCGGCGAGCGAGGCCGAGCGGGCGATCGCCGAGCTGAACGGCCACGAGCTGCAGGGCCGCAAGCTGAACGTGAGCGAGGCGCGCGAGCGCACGGGCGGCGCGGGTGGCGGCGGCGGCGGACGCCCACGCGGCGGCTTCGGCGGCGCTGGCCGCCGCGGGCGCTGAGCGGCGTCCGGTGCGTCTCCGGGAGATCGGCGAATCGCAGCAGCGGCTGCTGCGCGAGCTGGCGCAGCGCATCTCCACCCGGCTCGACGCCGCGTTCACCGAGGCGGTGGGCAGCGACAGCCCGAACATCGGCATCGCGCTCAGCGAGCGCGGGCGGAGCGCGGCAATGGAGGTCCCGGCGGTCCTCCTCCTGCGCGCCGATGCCGAGGCCGACGCGCGCGAAGCGCTGCGCCAGCGCATCAAGTCGACGCGCGACCGGATGCTCTTCCGGCCGCCGCCTACCCCGCTGCCGAAGAACATCGCCGCAGCGGGCGAGCCCGCGTTCTTCCGCGGCCGCGGCCCCGGGCCCGGACGCGGCCGGCGCTAGAGGCCTCTCCTAGGCCGTGAGCACCCCGCCTCCGCGTCGGTTCTGGGGCTGGGGTCGGGAGGGTGCGGGCCCGAGCCCGGAGCAGCAGCGCGCGATCGCGCAGGCGCTGGCGGCGCGCTTCGGCCTCCGCGAGGTGACGATCACGCCGCCGCCGCTCCTCGAAGAGCTCCGCCTGCCTGCGCCCCGCCTCGCCCCGCCCGGCGCGCTGGCCGCGCTGTGCTCGACCACACCCCTCGACCGCGCCGGGCACGCCTACGGCAAGTCCTTCCGCGACGTCGTGCGCGCCCTGCGTCGCGACTTCGCGCACCCACCCGACGTGGTCGCGTTCCCGCACACGGAGGCGGAGGTCACCGCCGTGCTCGACTGGTGCACGGGAGCGAACGCGGCGGTCATCCCCTACGGCGGCGGCTCGAGCGTCGTCGGCGGCGTCGAGCCGGCCGTCGGCGCGCGCTACGCGGGCGCCGTGTCGCTGGATCTCGCGCGCCTCGACCGCGTCGTCGAGGTCGATCGCACCTCGCGCGCGGCGCGCATCCAGGCCGGCGTGCTCGGCCCCGCGCTCGAGGAGCAGCTCCGGCCGCACGGGCTGACGCTCCGCCATTTCCCGCAGTCGTTCGAGTTCTCGTCGCTCGGCGGCTGGATCGCGACCCGCTCCGGCGGCCACTACGCGACGCTCTACACCCACATCGACGAGTTCGTGGAGTCACTGCGCGTGATCACGCCCGCGGGCGTGGTG
The DNA window shown above is from Deltaproteobacteria bacterium and carries:
- a CDS encoding Uma2 family endonuclease, which gives rise to MRKREATLEDLAREPGKAELVNGRIVRMSPTGGLPGYAGREIVVSLREYSRRTGTGHAIPDNVAFTVALPHRRSFAPDAAFYVGELRMGFLEGAPRFAVEVRSESDYGPAAERRLARKRADYFAAGTLVVWDVDLLGANVVRVYRSRAPERPTVCRRGEVAEAEPAVPGWSMPVDDLFPDATTSRTARPGARIRRRAAGRAVPARSRPRRR
- a CDS encoding LLM class flavin-dependent oxidoreductase, producing the protein MCRRVAEHAEILGYESLWIADTGAGPDAFVVAAVAAGVTRGVRIGTAVVPLYTRALPVHAAGAGSVAQLAPGRFVLGLGVSSETIVATWGGVPFERPLARMRESVAVLRRMLAGERVSFAGKTVRTQNFRLVSPPPQPVPIYVAALMPPMLELAGEIADGVILNFMPVEAVPRMLAHVRKGAARSGRDAAKLEVVARFQTLVTDDVPRARDAIRQMMGPYFATSVYNRFVAWCGFAEEARALDAAWRARDRARNVAAVTDDMVDRLAIIGTPERCRERLAAFVGAGVTTPMIQPFLFDEAAIWGTLEALAPGGAA
- a CDS encoding glutathione S-transferase family protein — translated: MVLLYEHPLSPYAQKVKIALAEKGVAFECRLPDFMSGRDDAFAAASPRLEVPALVDGETRVFDSTIILEYVEDRWPAPPLLPAAPAERARVRMLEELCDTYVEPISWAAMEIRVFRRATGALAEQLLARGAAQAAGVHRYLEGQLADRPWFNGAAFGWGDLSVVPYVQGIANAGHPPAAGTRLAVWLERVRARPSVAAAFAAAAESMQDFEMIPQLIESGLFKREYRDHRLEWMIRSGGVDIVLEGMRKGNIRFSMELA
- a CDS encoding RNA-binding protein; this encodes MSSTTFIGNLSFETTEEELRAVLLDVDPGVRVRLGTDRVTGRPRGFAFAQFTDSARAADAIRRFDAFELRGRRLRVNDADDKPPPRAPRPSSAVAAPPPEVFDLEGFSGGDGRPFRRSGGSRRGLRARKRSLR
- a CDS encoding RNA-binding protein; the protein is MGKKLFVGNLSFDTTSADLEALFAQAGTCESASVITDRATGRSRGFGFVEMSSASEAERAIAELNGHELQGRKLNVSEARERTGGAGGGGGGRPRGGFGGAGRRGR